CCGCGACGTCGGGTACTTCTCTTTCGGGTACCTGGAAAGAAGCAGAGAGGGCGTGGATCCCCCACCAGAGGAAAAGGAGAACGGCAAGCGCAAGGGCGCTCCCCCACACGTAGGGCTTTCGTAAGGCGCGCACCACTCGCCCTCCGCGTCCCGACGCGGGGGAAGACCCGGTCCTTTCTGAGGAAAGTTCCGAAAAGGGACGCGTCCACGCCTCGGCGTCGGGGAAATCCGCATCCGGTTCCTCCCAGGGCGGCTCCTTTCTCCGCGCCGGATCCAGAGAAGAGGCGAGGTCGAGGCGCATCGCCTCGGCAGACGGGTACCGGTTTTCGGGACGTTTGGCCATCGCCCGCCGGACGACGTTTTCCAAGGCCACGGGAACCTCCGGCCGCCGTTCGCGTACGGAGGGGGTAGGGGCATCTACGTGCTTGAGGGCGACGGTTACGGGACTGTCCCCGGTAAAGGGGAGGACGCCGGTGAGCATCTCGTAGAGGACCACACCGAAGGCGTACAAATCGGACGCCGGCGTGATGGTTTCGCCTCTCGCCTGTTCGGGCGAAAAGTAGTGGGCCGAACCGAGGAACGTGCCGCTCTCCGTGAGCGTCTCTCCCCCCAACGCACGCGCGATGCCGAAGTCGCTCACCTTGGCCGTACCGTCGGCGGTGAGGAGGATGTTGTGCGGCTTGACGTCTCGGTGTACGATCCCGCGGTTGTGCGCATGGGCCAGGGCGCGAAGCACCTGGTCGCCGATGGAAAGGACTTCTTCCAAGGGCAGCGGCCCGCGAGCGCGGATCTCTTCCTTGAGCGTTCGTCCTGGCACGTACTCGAAGACAAGGTACGGAGCGCCTTCGTGGGTCCCCGTGTCGAACAAGGTCACAATGTTCGGGTGGGAGAGGAGGGATACGGCCTGCGCTTCGCGCAAAAACCTCCGGCGAAACTGCTCGTCGTCGGCGTACGGCTCTCGCAGGACCTTGACCGCCACGTTCCTGCCCAAGAGGAGGTCCTCCGCGAGGTACACGTAGGACATCCCGCCTTCGCCCAACTTCCGGCGAATGAGGTAGCGACCTCCGACGACGTCCCCCAGTTTCACCGACCATCCTCCTCTCCCGCTTCCAAGAGAACGACGGTGACGTTGTCGGTCCCGCCGCGACTCAAGGCGAGGCCCACGAGCTCGCTCCCTGCGGTGTCCAGGTTGCTCGTCGTGCCGAGGATCGTCGCGATCTCCCCGTCGTCCACGTGCTGCGTGAGGCCGTCCGTACAAAAGAGCAGCCGATCTCCTGCACTCCATTCGAGGCGCAGGGGGTCTGGCGTGACGTGCGCTTCCGCCCCTACCGCGCGCAGGATGATGTGCCGTTGGGGGTGCTCCCGCAACGCCTCATAGGCAATATGGCCCTCTTTGTACAAGGTAAAGACGTAAGAATGGTCGTCGGTAAGCCGCTCGAGAATTTCCCCTTTGCGGCGAAAAAGGTAGACCCTGCCGTCGCCCACGTGTACGCCCACACCTCCCCGGGAGTCTACGAGAGCGACGTCGACGGTGGTTCCCATGCGCCCCTCCCACTTCCCGGCAAGTTCAAACACGCGGGCGTTGGCGAGGCGCACCGCTCCTTCGAGGAGCTCTAACCAACGCCGCTCTCCTTCGGGATCGCCGACGAGCGGGAGGTCTTCCAAACGTTCTGCCTCCGCCTTTACGTGGGCGACAACAACGTCTACCGCCGTCTGCGCGGCGACCTCCCCGCGCTCGTGTCCCCCCATTCCGTCGGCCACGACGACGAGGACCTTTCCCGAAGGAAGGGGTTCGACGGCAGCAGCATCTTCGTTGTTCGGACGCACCCGGCCGAGCTCGGAAAGGCTGAAGACCTTCACCTCGATTCCCTCGCTTCCCTCGCGCATCGCTTTTCCCCGCTTTGCCGTACGGGACACCGGGCTACCCTCTGCATCGTCGAAACGGCACCTACCTTTTACGGAACGCTGGCACTTTCATCGCCCGAGGCTCGGGAAAACGCGCGTCCCCTTTCGCGAAAAAACGTCGCCTGGGATCCGGACGGAAAGGGAAAACGACCCGTACCCTCGGACGCGCACGAACTCCGAGGGTTCACCAGACGCGAAAGCGGGCGATGAAAAAGCCGTCTACGTCCAAGTCCTGGGGTAAGATCTCGAGCGTCCCCGGCATCCGGATGCGCTTGCGGAGCACGGCGGGTACGAACGACGCCATCCCCTCTTCGTCGAGCTTCAGGGCGGGATTGCGCGCGAGGACCTCGCGGACAACGCCCTCGTTTTCGTCCGGCGTGAGGGTGCAGGTGCTGTACACGAGCACGCCGCCCGGGCGGACGATCTGCGCCGCCGCATCCAAGAGCTCCCGCTGAAGCGCCGCGAGCTCCCTCACGCTTTCCGGCGTGTGGCGGTACCGCAGTTCGGGACGTCGACGAATCGTCCCCAATCCCGAACACGGCGCATCCACAAGGACGCGATCGAATTCGCGGCCGTACGCGCGGGGGAGATCCCGTCCGTCGCGCACCGTCGGCACGACAATGGAGAGGCCCAGGCGCTCGACCTCCTCGCGAATTCGACGCACGCGGCTCTCGTGGACGTCGACGGCGACGACCTCTCCCGTGTCGCGCATGCGCTCGGCGGCAAAGGTCGCCTTCCCCCCCGGAGCGCTGCAGCAATCGAGGATCCGCTCGCCGGGCCGCGGATCGAGCACGTGGACGACGAACATCGCCGCCTCGTCTTGGATCGTGATCCATCCGCGATCCAAAAACTCCCGCGGAGGAAACCCCCGTCCTTTGAGGCGCAGAGCCTCGGGGACGAGGCGGCCGTGCTCCACCGTATACCCCCTATCGAGGAGGGATTGGCGGACGAATTCCCGGTCGACCCGAAGGAGGTTCACCCGAAAGTTGAGCGGGGGCGGAACGTCGAGGGTGGCGAGGAGGCGGAGAAGTTCTTCGTCGCCGTACCTTTCCCGCCAAACTTCGAGAAGCCATTGGGGAACGCCGTAGCGAAGGGATAAGGCCTCTGGGTCATCGCCTTCGGGCAGACGCACGCGTTCCGGCTCGCGCAGGTACGTGCGGAGGATCCCGTTTACGACCTTTTTGAGCGGGGTAAATCCGGCCGTATCGACGAGGGCGAGGGTTTCGGAAAGGACGGCGTACGGAGGTATGCGCGTGAGAAAGAGAAGCTGGTAAAAGGCGAGGTAGAGAATCCTACGTACGTCCGCAGGCAATCGTTCGGCGTGCTTCGCGTACTGGGAAACGGCGTAGGCGAGGTACGGACGGTGGGCGAGAACGCCGTATACGAGCTCCGTAATGAGACGCCGGTCGGCGTCCGAGACGGGCCGTTCGTCCAAAACGGCCCGCAAGAGGTAGTTCGAATACGCGCCCTTTTCTTCTACACGCTTCAAAATCTCCAGCGCCAACCGACGCGCCGGGGATGGGCCCTTCTTGCCCGGTATGGTCCCCGACTGTCGATTAGCCCCGGAGGGTTTGCCGGGGGGTTGGTGGGTCAACTTGGGCACCTACTTTCCACGTCTTGCGTCCACGAAGAAATTCGGCAGCGGTCATCTCCCGCCGGCCTTCCGGTTTGAGCCGGCGCACGACGAACACGCCCTTCCCCGCCCGAATCCGGATCACGTCCGCAAGTTCGACGATCGTCCCCGGAGAGGCGTCGGCAAAGGGCCCTTCGTCTTCCGCCTGCGCCTCGAGCACGAGAATCCGCTCGCCGAAGGCGGAAAAAAACGCCCCCGGCCAAGGCGTAAGCCCCCGCACGCGCCAGACCAACTCTTGTGCGGAAAGCTGGAAGTCGAGGGCGCCATCTTCCTTCTTCAGAAGGGGGGCAAAGGACTTTTCCGCCTCGTTTTGCGGCACGGGTTCGATCTCTCCCCGAAGGTAGCGGGGCAGGGTTTCCACGAGGAGGGCCGCACCCATTTCCGCTAGACGGGCTTCCAAAATCGCCGCGTTTTCGTGCGGGTATATGGAAGTCTCTCGCTGGGCGAGAATCGGACCGGCGTCGAGCGCCTCCACCATCTTGACGATGGTTACGCCCGTCTTCGTCTCCCCCCGCATGAGCGCCCACGCCACCGGGGCGGCGCCGCGGAACTTGGGAAGAAGCGATGCGTGGACGTTGATCGCCCCGAAAGGGGGGCCTTCCAAGAGCGGGCGCGGTACGATTTGCCCGTACGCCGCAGTTACGATCACGTCTGGTGATGTCGCGAGGATCTCTCGAATCGCCGCCTCGTCCTTTAGGCGCTCCGGCTGAAAGACCCGGAGTCCGAAAGAGGCCGCAAAGACCTTGACGGGAGGTGGCACAGGCTCGCCGCTTCGGCCCTTCGGACGGTCGGGTTGCGTCACGACGAGCACGACGTCGTACCCCGCATCCACGAGCGCCCGAAGGGAGGGGACAGCGAACGCCGGAGTGCCCATAAAGACGACGCGTTCAGGCATGCACATCCGCCCTCGTTTCCTCGGCGTGCGTAAGCGACAGGGCGCGGTCGATGAAGAGAATTCCGTCGAGGTGGTCGATCTCGTGTTGGATGGCCCGCGCCTTGAGACCCTCGGCCTCGAGGATCGTGCTTTCCCCCGTGCGGGTCAGGGTGCGCACGCGAATCCGCGCCGCCCGCGGGACTTCTCCGTAAACTCCGGGAATGGAGAGGCACCCCTCTACCCCAACTTCTTCGCCCTCGGCCGCGAGGATCTCCGGATTGATGAGCTCTATGAGGCCGTCGCCCACGTCTACAACGGCGATACGGCGCGAAATTCCCACCTGAGGTGCGGCAAGGCCGACGCCGTCCGCATGGCGCATCGTCTCGGCGAGGTCGTCGAGCAGGCGAAGCACCTGGGGCGTTATGGACTTCACCGGCCGCGCCACCTCGCGCAGGACGGGATCCGGGTGTTTGACGATGTATCGTACGGCCACGTTCGGTCCCCCCTCGCTCGCGTTTTTGTTTGTGCGCCCGCTCAGAAGTGTCCGGCGTACACCCCGGCCTTAGGAAAAATCCTGCGGATCGAAGTCTACGGTGAGGTCGACCTCGTCTTGCCGAAGCCGAGGATGGTGTTCCTGAAGCACCCGCCGCAGACGCAAGGGAAAATCCGGTTCTCGCTTATATTGTACCAGTGCGTGAAAGCGAAAGCGATCGCGGACCCGCGGGATCCCCGCGGGCATTGGGCCCTTGACGACCGTATCCGGCGCAAGGCGCGGGAGGAGGTCTTCTACGATGCGCGCCAACGCGTCCCGCGCCCGCCGCATGTCGACGTGGGCGGTCTCCAAGAGCACGAGGCGCGTGAAGGGCGGGTAATTTTGGGCGCGGCGGACCTTGAGCTCCGCCCGGTAGAACTCATCGATTCGCCCGTCGCGGGCGAGGGCGATTGCGGGGTGGTCGGGGCGAAACGTCTGAACGACGACCTCGCCGGGAAGGTTGTGGCGTCCGGCACGTCCGGAGACCTGCACGAGGAGTTGAAACGTGCGCTCTGCGGCGCGGAAGTCCGGGAACTGTAGGGAGAGGTCGGCGAGGAGAATCACGGAAAGCGTGACGTACGGAAAATCGAGCCCCTTTGCCACCATCTGCGTCCCCAGAAGGATGTCCGCCTCCCGTTCGGCAAACTTGGTGAGGATTTCTTCGAGGGCGCCTTTCCGGGAGGTCGTGTCGCGATCCATACGCAAGATGCGGGCTTCGGGGAAATACGACCTGAGGAGTTCCTCTACGCGTTCCGTGCCGAGGCCGAGGTGGACGAGGTTCGGCGACCCGCAGTAGGGACAACGGGGAACCATGGGCATTTCGAAGCCGCAGATGTGGCAGCGGAGCACGTCCTCGGCGCGGTGGTAGGTGAGCGACACGTCGCAGTGCGGGCACTGGACTGTACGCCCGCACGAACGACAGAGCACCACGGGTGTGTATCCCCGACGGTTGAGAAAGACGATCGCCTGCTCGCCCCGGCGCAGGCGTTCTTCGAGGCGTTCGAGGAGGAAGGGACTCAGGACGATCCCCCCGAGACCCCGCCTCTCCTTTCCCGTCGCGCGGACGGCGCCGCGCCCTCCGCCTGCGGCACCCCGGGCGAGCGAGACGGCTTCGTCGTGCGGTTCGGTCTCCCCTACGTCCAGCCGCAAGTCCACGACGTGTACCCGGGGAAGAGGTCGGCGGTCGATGCGCTCCCGAAGCTCGAGGAGGTGGTAGTGGCCGACGCGCGCCCGAGCGTACTGCTCGAGCGACGGCGTGGCGCTCCCCAAAAGGAGGAGTGCGCCGTGGTACCTGGCCCTAAGCTCAGCCACCTCGCGGGCGTCATACCGCGGCGTCTCGTCTTGCTTGTAGCTTGTCTCGTGGGCTTCGTCGACGACGATGAGGCCGAGGTTTCGCACGGGGGCGAACACCGCGCTCCGCGCGCCGACGGCAATGCTCGCCTCCCCCCTCCAGAGGCGACGCCACTCGTCGTACCTCTCCCCCACGCCGAGGGCGCTGTGAAGCACGGCCACACGCCTGCCGAAGCGCGCCGTGAACCGGGCGACCATAAGAGGTGTGAGGGAGATCTCCGGAACGAGGACGATCGCCCCCTTCCCTTGGGCGAGCACCTCTTCGATGAGCTGGAGGTAGATCTCCGTCTTGCCGCTTCCGGTGACGCCGTACAGGAGGTAAGGTTTCAAGACGTCGCCTTCGCCGCGGAGGGCCGCAAGGAGGCGCGCAAATACCTCCGCTTGGGCCGGCGTGAGCTCGCGCTTGGGCTCAGGGGCAAGAGCAGGCAAGAGCGGTGCGCGGTAGCTCTCACGCGGGTAGACTTCCACGAGGCCGCGTCGGGCGAGCGCTCGAACCACCTCGCGCGCACCGGGGATCTCCTGCTCCAAGAGGCGAAGGGGAACCTCCCCTCCGCTGCGTATGCGTTCGAACACCTTCGCCTGCTTGGGCGTGAGGGGTTCGGCGGGATCGGCGTCCCCGACCCTTCGCGCGACGAGCTCCTCGCGTACGGGATGGGCGCGCCGGGGGCGGATAAAGGTTTCCAAGTACCCGAGTCGGAGGAGGTTTTCGACGACGTCCGGCGTCTCGGAAAACGCGTCCCGCAGGCGACGAAGGGGGACCTCTCCTTTCGCGCGCAGGTGTGCGATCACCGCCTCTTCGTCAGGTAGGAGAAAGAGTGGCTCGTCCTTCCGCGACAGACGAACCCAAAGTTCCCCTTCCGGACGCAACGCCTGGGGCAACATGGTGGCATAAACCCGGTAGAGCGGGGCGATAAGCCGTTCCGCCAACTCTCGACCCAGGGCTACGAATTCCGCAGAAAGCACCGGTTCATCGCGGTCGAGAATGTATACGAGAGGTTTCAAAGCCAAGCGGAGGTCGCGCTCTTGCGCGGGGCGCACGTCCGCGACGAACCCTGGAACCAGTTGCTTTCTCACCTCTACGAATACGCGGCTCCCCGGCTTAAGGCCCTCCGTCGCCAGGTAGGTGAGGACGTCGTTTCCGGGAAAGAGGGGCACGTCCACGGCGACGTCGGCGACGATGGGGCGGGCTTCTGCACCTCCTTCGGATTCCCCGCTCGGCCGAGGGTCGGAAACTCCCCTCCCCCGCCCCAAGGCTTCCTTTCCACCCTGCACGGCGGCCATCGCCTCCCTCCGCTACGCGGCGAGAAAAAACGCCCGCCGCCTTCTCGGGTACGACGGGCAACCGAAGCACGCGTCGCCGCCTGGCAACCG
This is a stretch of genomic DNA from Brockia lithotrophica. It encodes these proteins:
- the pknB gene encoding Stk1 family PASTA domain-containing Ser/Thr kinase; the protein is MKLGDVVGGRYLIRRKLGEGGMSYVYLAEDLLLGRNVAVKVLREPYADDEQFRRRFLREAQAVSLLSHPNIVTLFDTGTHEGAPYLVFEYVPGRTLKEEIRARGPLPLEEVLSIGDQVLRALAHAHNRGIVHRDVKPHNILLTADGTAKVSDFGIARALGGETLTESGTFLGSAHYFSPEQARGETITPASDLYAFGVVLYEMLTGVLPFTGDSPVTVALKHVDAPTPSVRERRPEVPVALENVVRRAMAKRPENRYPSAEAMRLDLASSLDPARRKEPPWEEPDADFPDAEAWTRPFSELSSERTGSSPASGRGGRVVRALRKPYVWGSALALAVLLFLWWGIHALSASFQVPEREVPDVAGMTREEALRALEQAGFAHVDSREEPSDEVEAGKVIAQDPPAGTRLKTTASVLLTLSSGPRKVPVPDVSGLTLEVAKSRFAAFAGVRTEEEFSDSVPAGVVIRQMPAGGTEVVPKQTTVTLVVSKGPKETVMPDVVGRSLEEARGLLARAGFDPDPKVEREKSYFPEGTVIRAWPYQAGEKASPGTKVTLFVSDGLLPDAVEVHYPVTVLPQGGESVDVRISVSDARFTDHTVIRETVNGAKTYEVLLVLAPGKDGLLRVYQNGALVLSQAISYAEAKRGDAQGENGASPPASGTSPPSP
- a CDS encoding protein phosphatase 2C domain-containing protein, whose translation is MSRTAKRGKAMREGSEGIEVKVFSLSELGRVRPNNEDAAAVEPLPSGKVLVVVADGMGGHERGEVAAQTAVDVVVAHVKAEAERLEDLPLVGDPEGERRWLELLEGAVRLANARVFELAGKWEGRMGTTVDVALVDSRGGVGVHVGDGRVYLFRRKGEILERLTDDHSYVFTLYKEGHIAYEALREHPQRHIILRAVGAEAHVTPDPLRLEWSAGDRLLFCTDGLTQHVDDGEIATILGTTSNLDTAGSELVGLALSRGGTDNVTVVLLEAGEEDGR
- the rsmB gene encoding 16S rRNA (cytosine(967)-C(5))-methyltransferase RsmB, which codes for MPKLTHQPPGKPSGANRQSGTIPGKKGPSPARRLALEILKRVEEKGAYSNYLLRAVLDERPVSDADRRLITELVYGVLAHRPYLAYAVSQYAKHAERLPADVRRILYLAFYQLLFLTRIPPYAVLSETLALVDTAGFTPLKKVVNGILRTYLREPERVRLPEGDDPEALSLRYGVPQWLLEVWRERYGDEELLRLLATLDVPPPLNFRVNLLRVDREFVRQSLLDRGYTVEHGRLVPEALRLKGRGFPPREFLDRGWITIQDEAAMFVVHVLDPRPGERILDCCSAPGGKATFAAERMRDTGEVVAVDVHESRVRRIREEVERLGLSIVVPTVRDGRDLPRAYGREFDRVLVDAPCSGLGTIRRRPELRYRHTPESVRELAALQRELLDAAAQIVRPGGVLVYSTCTLTPDENEGVVREVLARNPALKLDEEGMASFVPAVLRKRIRMPGTLEILPQDLDVDGFFIARFRVW
- the fmt gene encoding methionyl-tRNA formyltransferase, which encodes MPERVVFMGTPAFAVPSLRALVDAGYDVVLVVTQPDRPKGRSGEPVPPPVKVFAASFGLRVFQPERLKDEAAIREILATSPDVIVTAAYGQIVPRPLLEGPPFGAINVHASLLPKFRGAAPVAWALMRGETKTGVTIVKMVEALDAGPILAQRETSIYPHENAAILEARLAEMGAALLVETLPRYLRGEIEPVPQNEAEKSFAPLLKKEDGALDFQLSAQELVWRVRGLTPWPGAFFSAFGERILVLEAQAEDEGPFADASPGTIVELADVIRIRAGKGVFVVRRLKPEGRREMTAAEFLRGRKTWKVGAQVDPPTPRQTLRG
- the def gene encoding peptide deformylase, which produces MAVRYIVKHPDPVLREVARPVKSITPQVLRLLDDLAETMRHADGVGLAAPQVGISRRIAVVDVGDGLIELINPEILAAEGEEVGVEGCLSIPGVYGEVPRAARIRVRTLTRTGESTILEAEGLKARAIQHEIDHLDGILFIDRALSLTHAEETRADVHA
- the priA gene encoding replication restart helicase PriA — its product is MAAVQGGKEALGRGRGVSDPRPSGESEGGAEARPIVADVAVDVPLFPGNDVLTYLATEGLKPGSRVFVEVRKQLVPGFVADVRPAQERDLRLALKPLVYILDRDEPVLSAEFVALGRELAERLIAPLYRVYATMLPQALRPEGELWVRLSRKDEPLFLLPDEEAVIAHLRAKGEVPLRRLRDAFSETPDVVENLLRLGYLETFIRPRRAHPVREELVARRVGDADPAEPLTPKQAKVFERIRSGGEVPLRLLEQEIPGAREVVRALARRGLVEVYPRESYRAPLLPALAPEPKRELTPAQAEVFARLLAALRGEGDVLKPYLLYGVTGSGKTEIYLQLIEEVLAQGKGAIVLVPEISLTPLMVARFTARFGRRVAVLHSALGVGERYDEWRRLWRGEASIAVGARSAVFAPVRNLGLIVVDEAHETSYKQDETPRYDAREVAELRARYHGALLLLGSATPSLEQYARARVGHYHLLELRERIDRRPLPRVHVVDLRLDVGETEPHDEAVSLARGAAGGGRGAVRATGKERRGLGGIVLSPFLLERLEERLRRGEQAIVFLNRRGYTPVVLCRSCGRTVQCPHCDVSLTYHRAEDVLRCHICGFEMPMVPRCPYCGSPNLVHLGLGTERVEELLRSYFPEARILRMDRDTTSRKGALEEILTKFAEREADILLGTQMVAKGLDFPYVTLSVILLADLSLQFPDFRAAERTFQLLVQVSGRAGRHNLPGEVVVQTFRPDHPAIALARDGRIDEFYRAELKVRRAQNYPPFTRLVLLETAHVDMRRARDALARIVEDLLPRLAPDTVVKGPMPAGIPRVRDRFRFHALVQYKREPDFPLRLRRVLQEHHPRLRQDEVDLTVDFDPQDFS